Proteins encoded by one window of Anaerosalibacter sp. Marseille-P3206:
- the mnmA gene encoding tRNA 2-thiouridine(34) synthase MnmA: MLKKKVVLGMSGGVDSSVAAYILKESGYDVIGVTMSVIDCSITSVNDAKLVADKLDIPFHILDFKELFERKVIDYFVDEYLNGRTPNPCVKCNKLIKFDEFLKKANEMGADYIATGHYAKIEKDNATGRYLLKRSLDTKKDQTYVLYNLTQYQLEHTLMPLGSYTKEEIRNIAEKIGLKVHNKPDSQEICFIPDDDHGRFIKERVPDKVKSGYFVDEQGNVLGKHKGIVNYTIGQRKGLGIALGKRVFVKDIVPENNTVVLADEEKIFNKVLYAEELNLIPFETISDEMKVTAKIRYGTRESEAIVRKYENGIIVEFKEPQRAITKGQSVVLYDGELVIGGGIIKKIV; the protein is encoded by the coding sequence ATGTTGAAGAAAAAAGTAGTTCTAGGAATGAGTGGTGGAGTAGATAGTTCTGTAGCAGCATATATACTAAAGGAATCTGGTTATGATGTTATTGGAGTAACAATGAGTGTTATTGATTGTTCTATCACATCAGTTAATGATGCTAAACTAGTTGCAGATAAATTGGATATTCCTTTTCATATTTTGGATTTCAAAGAATTATTCGAAAGAAAGGTAATAGATTATTTTGTTGATGAGTATTTAAATGGCAGAACTCCTAACCCTTGTGTTAAATGCAATAAATTAATAAAATTTGATGAATTCCTAAAAAAGGCTAATGAAATGGGTGCAGATTATATAGCTACAGGTCACTATGCTAAGATAGAAAAAGATAATGCTACAGGAAGATATCTTCTAAAAAGATCCTTAGATACAAAAAAAGATCAAACTTATGTATTGTATAATTTGACTCAATATCAATTAGAACATACTCTCATGCCATTAGGTAGCTATACAAAAGAAGAAATAAGAAATATAGCAGAAAAAATAGGTTTAAAAGTTCATAATAAACCAGATAGTCAAGAAATATGTTTTATTCCTGATGATGACCATGGAAGGTTTATTAAAGAAAGAGTACCTGACAAAGTCAAATCAGGATACTTTGTTGATGAACAAGGAAATGTTCTTGGTAAGCATAAAGGGATTGTCAATTATACTATAGGTCAAAGGAAAGGACTAGGTATTGCATTGGGCAAAAGAGTGTTTGTCAAAGATATTGTTCCTGAAAATAATACAGTAGTATTGGCGGATGAGGAAAAAATATTTAATAAAGTTCTTTATGCTGAAGAACTTAATCTTATTCCATTTGAAACAATATCAGATGAAATGAAAGTTACTGCTAAAATCAGATATGGAACAAGAGAGTCAGAGGCAATAGTTAGGAAATATGAAAATGGAATAATTGTAGAATTCAAAGAGCCACAGAGAGCTATAACAAAAGGACAATCAGTAGTTTTATATGATGGGGAACTTGTTATAGGTGGAGGTATTATTAAAAAGATTGTTTAA
- a CDS encoding ABC transporter ATP-binding protein: MSEVILEVENLKKYFPIYSGAFRKKVGDVKAVDGVSMFIKKGETLGLVGESGCGKSTTGRTILNLLEATEGSVHYKGKDVLNTTKEEMKELRREMQIIFQDPYSSLNPRMNVSAIVGESLIEHGIYKKGKELDEYVTEVVERCGLAKYHMNRYPHEFSGGQRQRIGVARALALNPSFIVADEPVSALDVSIQSQVINLLTDLQHERGLSYLFISHDLGVVKYISHRIGVMYLGTLVELADKNTLFDNPKHPYTQALLTAIPEPNPDKKRNRIILKGDIPSPANPPSGCKFHTRCMYAKDICKEQTPEFRNLGGDHFVACHFAK, from the coding sequence ATGAGTGAAGTAATACTTGAAGTTGAAAATCTAAAAAAATATTTTCCTATATACAGTGGTGCTTTTAGAAAAAAAGTAGGTGACGTAAAAGCTGTTGATGGTGTTTCTATGTTTATTAAAAAAGGTGAAACATTAGGACTAGTAGGTGAGTCAGGCTGTGGAAAATCTACTACTGGAAGAACTATTCTAAATCTTTTAGAAGCAACAGAAGGTTCAGTACATTATAAGGGAAAAGATGTACTAAACACTACTAAAGAAGAAATGAAAGAACTTAGAAGAGAAATGCAGATAATATTCCAAGACCCATATAGTTCATTAAATCCTAGAATGAATGTTTCTGCTATTGTAGGGGAATCTCTTATTGAGCATGGAATATATAAAAAAGGTAAAGAATTAGATGAATATGTGACTGAGGTTGTTGAACGTTGTGGTCTTGCAAAATACCACATGAACAGATATCCTCATGAGTTTTCTGGTGGACAACGTCAACGTATTGGTGTTGCAAGAGCATTAGCTCTTAACCCATCATTTATAGTTGCAGATGAGCCAGTATCAGCTCTTGACGTTTCAATTCAATCTCAAGTTATTAACTTATTGACAGATTTACAACATGAACGTGGATTATCTTATTTGTTTATATCCCATGACTTGGGAGTAGTAAAATATATAAGCCATAGAATAGGAGTTATGTATTTGGGTACACTAGTAGAGTTAGCTGATAAGAATACTCTATTTGATAATCCAAAACATCCATATACTCAAGCGTTATTAACAGCAATACCTGAACCAAATCCAGATAAGAAGAGGAATAGAATCATCCTTAAAGGTGATATACCTAGTCCTGCAAATCCACCATCTGGTTGTAAGTTCCACACACGTTGTATGTATGCAAAGGATATTTGTAAGGAGCAAACACCTGAATTTAGAAATTTAGGAGGAGACCATTTTGTGGCGTGTCACTTTGCCAAATAG
- a CDS encoding HDOD domain-containing protein, producing MKKYNLDTIVGKVDEMPVLPNRINRIMEITQDPDSTIGDLEMEILKDQSLTSKVLKLANSTHYGYPRKISTVSRATVLLGFKTIESIVLASTVSKYLLGELEGYALGKNDLWNQSQTCAIISRYIAKYKGFEQPEQAYIAGLIRDIGKTILNHYVKNEYDEIVEMVESEGRSFLEAESIVLGFDHGQIGGKVAEKWNFPSELVEAIEYHHTPEKSKENPKLVSIVHVADAITMMMGVGLGVDGMAYGFSQFALEILEIDESEIEYIISEVSDLILDEDSFNIV from the coding sequence ATGAAAAAATATAATTTAGATACTATTGTAGGAAAAGTAGATGAAATGCCTGTTTTGCCAAATAGAATAAATAGGATTATGGAAATTACCCAAGATCCAGATTCCACTATTGGTGATTTAGAAATGGAAATACTTAAAGATCAAAGCTTGACTAGTAAAGTACTAAAACTAGCTAATTCTACCCATTATGGGTATCCTAGAAAAATAAGCACAGTATCTAGAGCAACAGTATTGCTAGGATTTAAGACTATTGAGAGTATAGTACTTGCTTCTACTGTAAGTAAATATCTTTTAGGTGAGTTAGAAGGATATGCTCTAGGGAAAAACGATCTTTGGAATCAATCTCAGACTTGTGCTATTATTTCAAGATATATTGCAAAGTACAAAGGGTTTGAGCAACCAGAACAAGCATATATAGCAGGACTTATAAGAGATATTGGAAAGACTATACTAAATCATTATGTAAAAAATGAGTACGACGAGATAGTAGAAATGGTAGAATCAGAAGGTAGATCTTTTTTGGAAGCAGAAAGTATAGTTTTAGGTTTTGATCATGGACAAATTGGTGGAAAGGTTGCGGAGAAATGGAATTTTCCTAGTGAATTAGTTGAAGCCATAGAATATCATCATACACCAGAAAAGTCAAAAGAGAATCCTAAGCTAGTATCTATAGTACATGTTGCAGATGCTATAACTATGATGATGGGTGTAGGACTTGGAGTTGATGGAATGGCCTATGGATTTTCACAATTTGCATTAGAGATATTAGAAATAGATGAAAGTGAAATTGAATATATAATATCTGAAGTTTCCGATTTGATATTAGATGAGGATAGTTTTAATATTGTATAG
- a CDS encoding ABC transporter ATP-binding protein, with the protein MEKLLQVKDLRTYFYTDDGVVKAVDGVNFEVEAGKTIGIVGESGCGKSITAMSILRLIPDPPGKIVSGEIMFDGRDLTKLSIEDIRHIRGNDISMIFQEPMTSLNPVFTVGFQIMEVLMLHQNLSESEAKKKAIEMIKVVGIPRPDKIVDEYPHQLSGGMRQRVMIAMALACQPKLLIADEPTTALDVTIQAQILDLMNSLKERLNTSIMLITHDLGVVAEMSDHVVVMYSGKIVEDAPVKELFANPSHPYTIGLMNSIPSLVKEGDRLESIEGSVPNPLYLPKGCYFHPRCKYATDECRKSQPELREISPGHKVSCFRAGEVAK; encoded by the coding sequence ATGGAAAAGCTGTTACAAGTAAAAGATTTAAGGACCTATTTTTACACTGATGATGGAGTAGTTAAAGCCGTTGACGGCGTAAACTTTGAAGTAGAAGCAGGAAAGACTATAGGAATAGTAGGAGAATCTGGTTGTGGTAAGAGCATAACAGCTATGTCTATACTACGTTTAATACCTGATCCTCCAGGAAAAATCGTTAGTGGAGAAATCATGTTTGATGGTAGAGACTTAACTAAACTTTCTATTGAAGATATAAGACATATTCGTGGAAATGATATATCTATGATATTCCAAGAACCTATGACTTCATTGAATCCTGTGTTTACAGTAGGATTTCAAATCATGGAAGTATTGATGTTACATCAAAACTTAAGTGAAAGTGAAGCTAAGAAAAAAGCAATTGAAATGATAAAAGTAGTTGGAATACCTAGACCCGACAAGATTGTAGATGAGTATCCTCATCAACTATCTGGAGGTATGAGACAAAGAGTTATGATAGCTATGGCTTTGGCCTGTCAACCAAAGTTACTCATTGCAGATGAGCCTACTACAGCTCTAGACGTAACTATTCAAGCACAAATTCTTGATCTTATGAACTCTCTAAAAGAAAGACTTAATACTTCAATCATGCTTATTACTCATGATTTAGGGGTAGTCGCAGAGATGTCAGATCACGTTGTAGTTATGTATTCTGGTAAAATTGTTGAGGATGCTCCAGTTAAAGAGTTGTTCGCAAATCCTAGCCATCCTTATACAATTGGACTAATGAACTCTATACCTTCTCTTGTTAAAGAAGGAGATAGACTAGAAAGTATTGAAGGTTCTGTTCCAAACCCATTATATTTACCAAAAGGATGTTATTTCCATCCAAGATGTAAATATGCTACTGATGAATGTAGAAAATCACAACCCGAATTGAGAGAAATATCGCCAGGGCATAAAGTCAGCTGCTTTAGAGCAGGGGAGGTGGCTAAATAA
- a CDS encoding Ger(x)C family spore germination protein produces the protein MKKYRVLIIIIIISLILTGCWDYNDVNKRSITLSVGVDNVHNSKGVEFSGEIARLGPSKGGKEEGGGQIGSASITSSFTFVSKGKDFEEARANYNNEIPLNDFSGATRAVVFSKEYAKDPGIDSYINRVINLFGFRSALLIAVSDIPTNELFNTKIKNDISIGHAIEDTLRHLSEEGNIVYKTIYETNSDILLKDVGYLIPYIGIRDSSISVLGYAVMSDYSKLIDIIKPNQVSTVNFLISKNAVQRKAYKCPIHPTQDISVKTSLKKRKIKTSTTNNSINIDIVLDLKSEIQYPYHKQLHSKKDIEPLEKSIENRITEDVLNIIKKSQEDFKIDCFDFARYFRAQNPEVYKNISWKEEYPNINFTVKVKTKLINTNLLEIYKD, from the coding sequence ATGAAAAAGTATAGGGTGTTAATTATCATAATAATTATTTCTTTAATTTTAACAGGTTGTTGGGATTATAATGACGTAAATAAAAGAAGTATAACTCTATCTGTTGGAGTAGATAATGTTCATAATAGTAAGGGAGTTGAGTTTTCCGGAGAAATTGCAAGATTAGGTCCTAGTAAAGGAGGAAAAGAAGAAGGTGGAGGACAAATAGGTTCAGCTTCTATCACATCTTCATTTACGTTTGTTTCAAAGGGCAAAGATTTTGAAGAAGCGAGAGCAAATTATAACAATGAAATACCACTAAATGATTTTTCTGGTGCAACTCGTGCAGTAGTTTTTAGTAAGGAGTATGCTAAAGATCCTGGAATAGATTCATATATAAATAGAGTAATAAATTTATTTGGCTTCAGAAGTGCACTATTAATTGCTGTATCTGATATTCCTACAAATGAATTGTTTAATACTAAAATTAAGAATGATATATCTATAGGTCATGCTATAGAAGATACATTGAGACATTTAAGTGAAGAGGGTAATATTGTATATAAAACTATCTATGAAACAAATTCAGATATATTGCTTAAAGATGTAGGATATTTAATTCCTTATATAGGTATTAGAGATTCTAGCATTTCAGTTTTAGGATATGCAGTGATGTCGGATTATTCTAAGTTAATTGATATTATAAAACCTAACCAGGTAAGTACTGTTAATTTTCTTATTTCTAAAAATGCTGTTCAAAGAAAAGCATATAAATGTCCGATACATCCAACACAAGATATTTCAGTAAAAACATCACTAAAAAAGAGAAAAATAAAAACTTCTACTACAAATAATTCTATTAATATAGACATTGTCTTAGATTTGAAATCAGAAATTCAATATCCGTACCATAAACAATTACATAGTAAAAAGGATATTGAACCATTAGAAAAATCTATTGAAAATAGAATAACAGAAGATGTATTAAATATAATCAAAAAATCTCAAGAAGATTTTAAGATAGATTGTTTTGATTTTGCAAGATATTTTAGAGCACAGAATCCTGAAGTATATAAGAATATTTCATGGAAAGAAGAGTATCCAAATATTAATTTTACTGTAAAAGTAAAAACAAAGCTAATTAATACGAATTTATTGGAGATATACAAAGATTGA
- a CDS encoding ABC transporter substrate-binding protein gives MKRKLALILSLVLVLSLVLAGCGEKDPAPADTDSEAKDEKVEDSVANPAKTRDGADTLIVGMHEVKGDFIPVYYSTEYDGYVVGVVYDGLLSNDEEGNPIPHVAKEWELSEDKKTYTFHLRDDVKFSDGEPLTAKDIEFTYMVLCDPTYDGRYTDQVSQIIGREEYSEGKADNIEGIKVIDDYTISFTFSEALATHIWDCSFAIMPKHAFPDYKRGNIEAIKAQMQTPVGSGPFILEKFEAKQFVEFKANPDYFLGAPKVDKMIFKFTTAETQMSEVEKGSIDVQLAVPPKSENKEIIDGTGFVNIVEYPDNGYGYMGWNLRDPRLADKRVRQALTYGFNRQQFVEVYYQGYATICNVPISQVSWAYTDDINDYAYDPDKAIALLEEAGWMPGADGIREKDGMKLDFVWDTYTDSKYVETMIPMLKADWEKIGVKVEPNLMEFNSLVEKVYDKREFDMYNMAWSLSIDPDALELFHTSQDIPSGNNSIGFRNEENDKLMEAGRKEFDQNKRAEIYHEWAKLMNEELPYMFLTQNLHWDAVNERVKNWNTSPYIDFSNPSVIIGVEIEQ, from the coding sequence ATGAAAAGAAAGTTAGCTTTGATACTTTCTCTAGTACTAGTTTTATCATTAGTATTAGCAGGATGTGGTGAAAAGGATCCAGCACCAGCAGATACTGATAGCGAAGCTAAAGATGAGAAAGTAGAAGACTCAGTTGCTAATCCAGCTAAGACTAGAGATGGAGCAGATACTCTTATAGTTGGTATGCATGAAGTAAAAGGTGATTTCATACCTGTATACTACAGTACAGAATATGATGGATATGTTGTAGGAGTAGTATATGATGGACTTCTTAGCAATGATGAAGAAGGAAATCCAATTCCTCATGTAGCAAAAGAATGGGAATTATCAGAAGACAAAAAGACTTATACTTTCCATTTAAGAGACGATGTTAAGTTTAGTGATGGAGAACCACTAACAGCAAAAGACATTGAATTTACTTACATGGTTCTATGTGACCCAACTTATGATGGAAGATATACTGATCAAGTTAGTCAAATCATAGGACGTGAAGAGTATAGTGAGGGTAAAGCTGACAACATTGAAGGAATCAAAGTAATTGATGACTACACTATTTCTTTTACATTTAGCGAAGCACTAGCAACACATATTTGGGACTGTAGTTTTGCGATAATGCCTAAACATGCTTTCCCAGATTACAAAAGAGGGAACATTGAAGCTATAAAGGCACAAATGCAAACACCAGTAGGCTCAGGACCTTTTATACTTGAAAAATTTGAAGCAAAACAATTTGTAGAGTTTAAAGCTAACCCAGATTATTTCTTAGGAGCACCAAAAGTTGACAAAATGATTTTTAAGTTTACTACAGCTGAAACTCAAATGTCAGAAGTTGAAAAAGGATCAATAGACGTTCAACTTGCAGTTCCACCAAAATCAGAAAACAAAGAAATTATAGATGGTACTGGATTTGTAAATATAGTTGAATATCCTGACAATGGTTATGGATATATGGGATGGAACTTAAGAGATCCAAGACTTGCTGATAAGAGAGTACGTCAAGCATTAACTTATGGATTTAACAGACAACAATTTGTTGAAGTATACTATCAAGGATATGCAACAATATGTAATGTACCTATTTCACAAGTATCATGGGCATATACAGATGATATAAACGACTATGCATATGATCCAGATAAAGCTATAGCACTTCTTGAAGAAGCAGGCTGGATGCCAGGAGCAGATGGAATTAGAGAAAAAGATGGCATGAAGTTAGATTTTGTATGGGATACTTACACAGATAGTAAGTATGTTGAAACTATGATTCCAATGCTAAAAGCTGACTGGGAAAAGATAGGTGTTAAGGTAGAACCAAACTTAATGGAATTCAACTCATTAGTTGAAAAAGTTTATGATAAACGTGAATTTGATATGTACAATATGGCTTGGTCATTAAGTATTGATCCAGACGCATTAGAATTATTCCATACTTCACAAGATATTCCTTCAGGAAACAACTCAATAGGATTTAGAAATGAAGAAAATGATAAGCTAATGGAAGCTGGAAGAAAAGAATTTGACCAAAACAAACGTGCTGAAATTTATCATGAATGGGCTAAGTTAATGAACGAAGAACTACCATATATGTTCTTAACTCAAAACTTACACTGGGATGCAGTTAATGAACGTGTTAAGAATTGGAACACATCACCATATATTGACTTTTCAAATCCAAGTGTAATAATTGGTGTAGAAATAGAACAATAA
- the opp4C gene encoding oligopeptide ABC transporter permease gives MTDKKAAVEIERKEEEQEILTPWKLMVRKFKKNKVAKVGLVIFIIMVLSALLAPVLTPYDPYEMDFSIINKPPSKAHLLGTDEVGRDYLTRILYGGRVSMKVGLFAVIIEIIIGALVGGIAGYYGGWVDNLLMRVVEIFMAFPFLPLAITISAVIGTDVAPEQRMYIMMFIIGLLSWGGLARMVRGQILSLREQEFIQAAKALGIRDSRIIWKHLIPNTLGYIIVSATLGMAGAIMSETGLSFLGLGVTPPIPTWGNLVQNARDIYVLKNRVWLWLPPGVMIFLAVMSINLFGDGLRDAIDPKSK, from the coding sequence GTGACTGATAAAAAAGCAGCTGTTGAAATTGAAAGAAAAGAAGAAGAACAAGAAATATTAACCCCTTGGAAGCTAATGGTAAGAAAATTTAAGAAGAACAAAGTAGCAAAAGTAGGACTAGTAATTTTTATAATTATGGTTTTATCTGCGTTACTAGCTCCAGTTTTAACACCTTATGATCCTTATGAAATGGACTTTAGTATAATAAATAAACCACCTTCAAAAGCACATTTATTGGGTACTGATGAAGTTGGTAGAGACTATTTAACTAGAATATTATACGGTGGAAGAGTTTCTATGAAGGTTGGGCTCTTTGCTGTAATTATAGAGATAATTATAGGTGCACTTGTAGGTGGAATTGCTGGATACTATGGAGGATGGGTAGATAATCTACTTATGAGAGTAGTTGAAATATTTATGGCATTCCCATTCCTACCTTTAGCAATTACGATTTCGGCGGTTATAGGTACGGATGTTGCGCCTGAACAGAGAATGTATATCATGATGTTTATAATAGGTCTACTAAGTTGGGGTGGACTTGCAAGAATGGTTAGAGGACAAATTCTATCCCTTAGAGAACAAGAATTTATACAAGCTGCAAAAGCATTAGGTATTAGAGATAGTAGAATCATTTGGAAACATTTAATACCAAATACATTAGGATATATTATAGTTAGTGCAACATTAGGTATGGCTGGGGCTATAATGAGTGAAACAGGACTCTCCTTCCTTGGTCTTGGGGTAACACCACCTATTCCTACTTGGGGTAACTTAGTTCAAAACGCTAGAGATATTTACGTTTTGAAGAACCGTGTTTGGTTATGGTTGCCACCGGGAGTTATGATTTTCCTAGCAGTTATGAGTATAAACTTATTTGGTGATGGATTAAGAGATGCAATTGACCCTAAGTCTAAATGA
- a CDS encoding spore germination protein: MKNNFLEKMNELDNKNTGVNVRKLLSLDKEIYLLYISLIVDRKSISENIIKPILKYTENSKLTMKKLAESVIFVDEVEFDSDEEKIEHYLLEGKTIVLSPNEDDYLVVDVLKREKRNVESPEVETGIKAPRDAFTESIETNLSLIRYRIKDPELRIESISIGRRTKTKVAVVYIEDIVNTNYLNQIKDQLNRIEIDGILESGYIQKYLSDRKKIFPQIGTSERSDSVAGKLLDGKVAIIVDGSNFALIAPRTFLEFLDSGDDHYESTYISAFVSIIRFIALLLTLTLSALYVTVVAYHPDILPSQYILSLANSRVSVPVNALLEALIMEFVVELLRESNTRLPRQIGPSIGIVGTIVIGQAAVSAGLVSPLMVIIVSLSSMASFALPDYALVNITRLLKFFMILCAGAFGLFGFIMGYTFLVVILVSTYSVGIPYTAPLAPFSFKDIKDFLLADIVTNKERPSYINTKDKTKR, encoded by the coding sequence ATGAAGAACAATTTTCTAGAAAAAATGAATGAGTTAGATAACAAGAATACTGGAGTAAATGTAAGAAAGTTATTATCTTTAGATAAAGAAATATACCTATTATATATTTCTCTTATTGTAGATAGAAAGAGTATTTCTGAGAATATAATTAAGCCTATACTTAAGTATACAGAAAATAGTAAATTAACCATGAAAAAATTAGCTGAATCTGTAATTTTTGTTGATGAAGTTGAATTTGATAGTGATGAAGAAAAAATAGAACATTATCTCTTAGAGGGTAAAACAATAGTATTATCTCCTAATGAAGATGATTACTTGGTTGTTGATGTGCTTAAAAGAGAAAAAAGAAATGTTGAATCTCCTGAAGTTGAAACTGGTATAAAAGCTCCTAGGGATGCTTTTACTGAAAGTATTGAAACGAATCTTTCTCTTATTAGATATAGAATAAAAGATCCAGAATTACGAATAGAAAGTATTTCAATTGGTAGACGAACAAAAACAAAAGTAGCTGTAGTATATATAGAAGATATAGTAAACACTAATTATCTAAATCAGATAAAAGATCAACTTAATAGAATAGAGATTGATGGAATATTAGAGTCAGGATATATACAAAAGTATTTATCTGATAGAAAAAAGATTTTTCCCCAAATTGGCACTTCTGAGAGATCAGATTCAGTAGCGGGGAAATTATTAGATGGTAAGGTAGCTATTATAGTAGATGGGAGTAATTTTGCATTAATTGCTCCTAGAACCTTTTTAGAGTTTTTAGATTCTGGAGATGATCACTATGAAAGTACTTATATATCTGCTTTTGTATCAATAATAAGGTTTATAGCATTACTATTAACACTTACATTATCAGCACTATATGTAACTGTTGTAGCATATCATCCTGATATACTACCATCCCAATATATATTATCTTTGGCCAATTCACGTGTATCTGTACCAGTAAATGCTCTATTAGAAGCATTAATTATGGAGTTTGTTGTAGAATTGTTGAGAGAATCAAATACTAGGCTTCCTAGACAAATAGGTCCTTCTATAGGAATTGTGGGAACTATAGTTATAGGTCAGGCGGCTGTTTCTGCTGGGCTTGTAAGTCCACTTATGGTAATTATAGTGTCTCTTTCTTCAATGGCATCTTTTGCACTTCCTGATTATGCTTTGGTTAATATTACGAGATTACTTAAGTTTTTTATGATATTATGTGCAGGGGCATTTGGATTGTTTGGGTTTATAATGGGCTATACTTTTTTAGTTGTTATACTAGTTTCTACCTATAGTGTTGGGATACCATATACAGCACCTTTAGCTCCATTTAGTTTTAAAGATATCAAAGATTTTTTACTAGCTGATATAGTTACAAACAAAGAAAGACCTAGTTATATCAATACAAAAGATAAGACTAAAAGGTAA
- a CDS encoding ABC transporter permease codes for MLKYIVRRLLHLIPVVIIISIVIFSIVKLAPGDPVGANLNPKSTAEQKAAERARLGLDKPLPVQYFNWISRSLKGDFGESYIYKRPVKDVVPQFIWNSFLLNALDFVLAFLISIPIGIVCAVKQYSKTDNFWTVFSIIGISMPSFFFGLLLIYVFSVKLNWFPINGMVTPGKNATGLAHVGDVLNHMFLPALVLIIGSMASLVRYTRTSMLEVINQDYIRTARSKGLSEKVVIYKHAFRNALIPIMTVIGFWIPGLFSGAVILETTFVWPGIGNVMMDAISARDYNMIMALNMFFAMLTLLGNLLADIGYALVDPRIKVE; via the coding sequence ATGCTAAAGTATATAGTAAGAAGATTACTACACTTAATACCAGTAGTAATAATTATATCTATAGTAATATTTTCAATTGTAAAATTAGCACCTGGAGATCCTGTAGGAGCAAACCTTAATCCAAAATCAACAGCAGAACAAAAAGCTGCTGAACGTGCAAGACTTGGATTGGACAAGCCACTTCCTGTACAGTATTTTAATTGGATAAGCAGATCACTAAAAGGTGATTTTGGTGAATCATATATTTATAAAAGACCTGTAAAGGATGTAGTACCACAATTTATATGGAATAGTTTTCTTTTAAATGCTCTTGATTTTGTATTAGCATTTTTAATTTCAATTCCTATCGGTATAGTATGTGCCGTTAAACAATATTCAAAGACAGATAATTTCTGGACAGTATTTTCTATTATAGGTATATCAATGCCATCCTTTTTCTTTGGATTATTGTTGATATATGTTTTTTCAGTAAAATTGAATTGGTTCCCTATTAATGGGATGGTTACACCAGGTAAAAATGCAACAGGATTAGCTCATGTTGGAGATGTATTAAATCATATGTTTTTACCAGCTCTTGTATTAATTATAGGAAGTATGGCTAGTTTAGTTAGATATACTAGAACTAGTATGCTTGAAGTAATTAACCAAGATTATATTCGTACTGCAAGATCAAAAGGTCTTTCAGAAAAGGTTGTAATATATAAACACGCATTTAGAAATGCTCTTATACCAATAATGACCGTAATAGGATTCTGGATTCCAGGACTTTTCTCTGGAGCAGTTATTCTTGAGACTACTTTCGTATGGCCTGGAATAGGGAATGTTATGATGGACGCTATTAGTGCAAGAGATTATAATATGATAATGGCATTAAATATGTTCTTTGCAATGTTAACATTACTTGGAAACTTATTAGCTGATATTGGATATGCTCTAGTTGATCCAAGGATTAAAGTAGAGTAG